TAAGGAAAGTATAGCCATTGATTTATAATAGGTGCAGGCTGTAAATCGAGATGCCTCGATACCATCCTTGGTTTCCTGGATTAGGGAGCGCAATTTTGTGGTCACTACTAGTAATTTGCATCGCCTCATTACCGGATTTATCAGTTTGCGATGTAGGTCATCGCTTGTTAACCCATCTAGCAGGGACAGAAGTATTTCGGGCTGCTCTAAAATAATGACCGAAGATTGATTGTCAGGAatggatttcaaaatattggAAAGAACTTTGTGATTTGGCATTCctgaatttttgagaacAAAGTCGGTGAGTAAATCAACTACTTTGTAGGATGATGGTGGAATCTTTATTTTTGAGAAGGCATTGGCAAAATATTTAGCATTGTGAATGAACGAAACCAAAGTTATGGGACCCAGATACTTCTTTGCAGGGGGCGATTCTGTTGTTTCAttgaa
This Zygotorulaspora mrakii chromosome 5, complete sequence DNA region includes the following protein-coding sequences:
- the ELP6 gene encoding Elongator subunit ELP6 (similar to Saccharomyces cerevisiae ELP6 (YMR312W); ancestral locus Anc_5.3) encodes the protein MTNVQRQDLVVFDDNSVISSALFSKETHSLISIASAPVTSPFWLISAIMEDLTLGVSNSFNETTESPPAKKYLGPITLVSFIHNAKYFANAFSKIKIPPSSYKVVDLLTDFVLKNSGMPNHKVLSNILKSIPDNQSSVIILEQPEILLSLLDGLTSDDLHRKLINPVMRRCKLLVVTTKLRSLIQETKDGIEASRFTACTYYKSMAILSLRPLETGRAKDVTGCLRITRGGSANTLDCQVQENEYLYFNQKENTRLFYR